One part of the Anaerofustis stercorihominis DSM 17244 genome encodes these proteins:
- the gap gene encoding type I glyceraldehyde-3-phosphate dehydrogenase gives MAVKVAINGFGRIGRLAFRQMFGAEGYEVVAINDLTSPDMLAHLLKYDSSQGTYALADKVSATDDSIIIDGKEIKIYAEADAAKLPWGEIGVDVVLECTGFYTSKAKAEAHVKAGARKVVISAPAGNDLPTIVYNVNEKTLTPEDTVISAASCTTNCLAPMAKALNDLAPIQSGIMSTIHAYTGDQMTLDGPQRKGDFRRARAAAVNIVPNSTGAAKAIGLVIPELNGKLIGSAQRVPTPTGSTTILVAVVKGNVTVEQINEAMKKAQTESFGYTEEELVSSDIVGMRYGSLFDATQTMVSPMENGDTQVQVVSWYDNENSYTSQMVRTIKYFSELA, from the coding sequence ATGGCAGTAAAAGTAGCTATTAACGGATTTGGTAGAATTGGGAGGTTAGCATTCAGACAAATGTTTGGTGCAGAAGGCTATGAAGTAGTTGCAATCAATGACCTTACATCTCCGGATATGTTAGCACATTTATTAAAATATGACTCATCACAAGGAACATACGCTCTTGCTGATAAGGTTTCAGCTACAGATGATTCAATCATCATCGACGGCAAAGAAATCAAAATCTATGCAGAAGCTGACGCTGCAAAACTTCCATGGGGAGAAATCGGTGTAGACGTAGTATTAGAATGTACAGGTTTCTATACATCTAAAGCTAAAGCAGAAGCTCACGTTAAAGCAGGTGCCAGAAAAGTTGTTATCTCTGCTCCAGCAGGTAATGACCTTCCAACAATCGTTTATAACGTAAACGAAAAAACATTAACACCAGAAGATACAGTAATCTCTGCAGCTTCTTGTACAACAAACTGTTTAGCTCCAATGGCTAAAGCTCTTAACGACTTAGCTCCAATCCAATCAGGTATCATGAGCACAATTCATGCTTACACAGGAGATCAAATGACTCTTGACGGACCACAAAGAAAAGGTGACTTCAGAAGAGCAAGAGCTGCTGCAGTTAACATCGTTCCTAACTCAACAGGTGCTGCAAAAGCTATCGGTCTTGTTATTCCTGAACTTAACGGTAAATTAATCGGTTCTGCACAAAGAGTTCCTACACCAACAGGTTCTACAACAATCTTAGTAGCTGTTGTTAAAGGTAACGTAACAGTTGAACAAATCAACGAAGCTATGAAAAAAGCTCAAACAGAATCATTCGGTTACACAGAAGAAGAATTAGTATCAAGCGATATCGTAGGTATGAGATACGGTTCATTATTCGACGCTACACAAACAATGGTATCTCCAATGGAAAACGGCGATACACAAGTTCAAGTAGTATCTTGGTATGATAATGAAAATTCTTACACAAGCCAAATGGTAAGAACAATCAAATACTTCTCAGAATTAGCTTAA